One window of Leopardus geoffroyi isolate Oge1 chromosome B3, O.geoffroyi_Oge1_pat1.0, whole genome shotgun sequence genomic DNA carries:
- the LOC123583672 gene encoding olfactory receptor 11H6-like has translation MVLSHTDFYDTHLVSSALQTNEYSNINNCSSSVSKFILLGFSYTWEIQIFLFSVFFGTYILTLTGNLCIICAVMWDHQLQTPMYILLANFSFLEIWFITSTVPNMLANFLSETNTISVSGCFLQFYFFFSLGTTETFFLSAMAFDRYLAICRPLHYPAVMTVQRCIRTGAGCWVCGFLYFLLPIYLISQLPFCCPNTIDHFLCDPGPLIKLSCVPAPATEITCAIYNSVLIFTTLVFIISSYTLVIRAVLKVPSAEGRHKAFSTCGSHLAVVSLFYGSIMVVYVSPTRGNPAGIQKYVTLSYSVLTPLFNPLIYSLRNKEMKVALRKLFRVVSFSHRHGRNL, from the coding sequence CAttacaaacaaatgaatattcCAACATAAATaattgctctagctctgtgagtAAATTCATCCTTTTAGGCTTTTCTTATACCTGGGAAATTCAGATTTTCCTCTTTTCAGTCTTCTTTGGGACATATATTCTGACACTAACTGGAAATCTTTGTATTATCTGTGCTGTGATGTGGGACCATCAACTACAAACTCCAATGTACATCCTGCTGGCCAATTTTTCCTTCCTGGAGATCTGGTTTATCACCTCCACTGTCCCTAATATGCTAGCCAACTTTCTCTCTGAGACCAACACCATTTCTGTCTCTGGATGCTTCCTCCAGTTCTACTTCTTCTTCTCCCTGGGCACCACTGAGACCTTCTTCTTGTCTGCCATGGCCTTTGACAGGTACCTTGCTATCTGCAGGCCCCTGCATTACCCCGCTGTCATGACAGTTCAACGCTGCATCAGAACAGGAGCTGGGTGTTGGGTGTGTGGCTTCCTGTACTTCCTCTTGCCTATTTACCTCATCTCTCAGCTCCCATTTTGTTGTCCCAATACAATTGATCATTTCCTGTGCGACCCAGGACCTCTTATAAAGCTGTCCTGTGTGCCAGCTCCTGCCACTGAGATCACCTGTGCTATCTATAACTCAGTCCTCATTTTCACCACCTTAGTCTTCATTATCAGCTCCTATACCTTGGTGATCAGAGCTGTGCTGAAGGTCCCCTCAGCAGAAGGTCGGCATAAGGCTTTCTCCACATGTGGCTCCCATTTGGCTGTGGTGTCCCTGTTCTATGGCTCTATCATGGTTGTATATGTGAGTCCAACACGAGGCAATCCAGCAGGGATTCAGAAATATGTGACTTTGTCCTATTCTGTGTTAACTCCACTCTTCAACCCCTTGATCTATAGTCTTCGAAATAAAGAGATGAAGGTGGCTCTGAGAAAGTTATTTAGAGTGGTGAGTTTTAGTCATAGGCATGGAAGAAATCTTTGA